The DNA segment CCATGGAACTGCTCGCGCTCTGGAGAGATGCGGTCAGCGAGATCGACCTGGACAGGCACCTTCATGCCTCATCCTACATATTTGAAGAGTATTCACATTATATTGTCGTTCACGACCCCGTGGAAATGGAGTATCCGAAGAACAGGGATGAATGGAACAGGCGCTTCTGCAGGGAGACCGGAGTCTCCGTTGTCAGGTTTATAAAGCATGACGGCAACAGGCTTTACTGTAAGGGACTGATGGCCATGAACAATGCGGCAGTATACGGTATTTTGCCATACACCGACTTTGACCATCAGGAAGCCACGTACCCGAAAATGGGAATGGAAAAGCTCAAGAAGGCAGTCTTTGCTGAAGTTATGCCATCTGTCAGGGGAAAACACATTCTTGATGTGGGTTGCGGTCTCGGGGCTGCCACAATGGAGATAGCGCAGCATAACAGGTCATCAAAAGTGCTCGGTATCGACCTGCTGGAAGGAATGATACGCCAGTGTCGCATTAACGCGGAGATGTATGGGGTGGAGAATGCAAGCTTTGAGGCTGCAAGCGTGTACAGCCTGCCCCACGAGAACAAGAGCTTCGATACAGTCACATGCTTCTTCATGCTGCACCATCTTGACGATATACCAAAAGCCCTGGCAGAGATAAGGAGAGTGCTGCAGGAAGGCGGCAAAGTCTTTGCAGCTGAGCCTCTGGACCACCACCATGGCACCCAAAGGGAAGGCAGGGACTGGATACAGCTTTTTGAGAATGCGGGATTCTCTGCTGTGAGCAGGAACATCAGCAAGGCAGTGTTCATCGAAGCAACTGCTGAGAAATAAGGCCAAATGGAGGAAGCGGGTGCAATGGAAGCACCCGGCTTTCGAGTCTGTGTGCAACTCTATTTTTAAAGGTAAATTGCCATTTATGGCTGGCAAGTCGTTTGCACCTTGTTGTTACAAATACAACCCTTTGTAACACAATTTGTACTATGGCTCTATCTGCTATAAATAGGTTATGCGGAGATGGCCGTATGATAACTGAATGCCAAAAATCGAAAGGTTAAAGTATGGCCTGTGCTAACAATTAGCATTCTACTTCAGAGGAGAAAAAAATGTTAGGCATCGACGACCCACAGATATGGATTGCATACCTGTTATGCTTCCTGAGCGCAATAGGGTGTATGATCTACGGGATGATACACTGGAACGATGGCAAGGAAAATGAGGAGGCCTGCTGATGGCAGTCAGCACACCAATCCTTGGTATTGCCGTGCTCATCTACATGATGGTAGTGATCTACATCGGATGGATCGGATACAAGCAGACAAAAAGTACAGAGGACTTCATGCTGGCAGGCAGAAAAGTAAATCCCCTGGTACTAGCTTTGTCCTATGGTGCAGCATTTATAAGCACTTCAGCCATTGTAGGCTTCGGAGGATATGCGGGAGCTTTCGGCATGGGTGTGCTGTGGCTCGTGTTCATGAATATCTTCGTAGGCATATTCATCGCATTCGTTGTCTTTGGGGCCAGGACCAGGCGCCTCGGGGTCAACCTGAAAGCTGTTACATTCCCTGAACTAATCGGGAGAAGGTTCCAGTCCCGTTTCATACAGGGTTTCGCGGGTGCCCTGATCACTATATTCATGCCTCTCTATGCCGGAAGCGTGCTCATAGGAGGAGCCCGTTTCATGGAGACCGCACTGAATATAGATTATAACAGCGCGGTCCTCATACTAGCTGTTATCGTCGCAGCCTATGTTATCACAGGAGGGCTTATTGCAGTCATGTACACTGACGCCCTGCAGGGAGCACTCATGTTCGTAGGCATGGCTATACTGTTCTTCCTCACCTATGCTAAACTGGGAGGTGTCGTGGAAGCTCACCAGGCGCTTACCAACATGGCCCATATGGTGCCTGAGAACCTGGCTGCTGTGGGACATACAGGCTGGACGTCTATGCCCGTCTTCGGCTCACCAACCTGGTGGACACTTGTCTCCACTATAGTTCTCGGAGTAGGGATCGGTGTGCTGGCCCAGCCGCAACTTGCCGTCAGGTTCATGACAGTAAGGGACACAAGATCCCTCAATAGAGCGGTACTCTCCGGGGGACCCTTCATATTCATGATGGCAGGCGTGGCATACGTTGTGGGAGCACTCTCAAATGTATACTTCCTGGAGACCAGAGGCATGATATCACTCGAAGTCGCCGGAGGCAATATCGATGCGATCATTCCCGCATATATCAACAGCGCAATGCCCGACTACTTTGTGATCTTCTTCCTGCTGACACTGCTGGCTGCCGCCATGTCCACCCTGAGCTCACAGTTCCATACCATGGGCACTGCCATAGGTCATGATCTCTACCGGGAGTTCCTTATGAAAGGTAAGCTCGGCCATACGATCAGCATCACCAAGCTCGGCATTGCGGTGACCATTGTCATGAGCGTGATACTTGCATACATCCTCCCATTCAGTATAATCGCAAGGGCGACAGCAATATTCTTCGGCCTCTGTGCTGCGGCTTTCCTGCCTATGTACACCGGAGCCCTGTTCTGGAAAAGGATGAACAAGCAGGGTGCGATCGCAAGCCTCCTTGTGGGAACTTTCACCAGCCTGTTCTGGCTTACCTTCGTCCATGCAAAGGAAGCAAGTGCCCTGGGCATAAGCAGAGCGCTCTTTGGTGTCGATACCATCCTGACAGGTACCTGGACAGTAGTGGATCCGATCCTTATAGCCACACCACTCGCTTTCGTGACAGCGGTGGTCGTCAGCCTGGCAACACAGCCCGACCCGCAGGACCATGTCGACAGATGTTTCAACAGCCTGAATAAAGGCGATTTGCCCGCCTAACGGGTCTTTTTCTGCCCTGTGCATCCTTCTGGCAGGCAACTGCCAGATACCTTTCACTTTGACCTTTTCTGGAATAACTGTATCTTCAGGCCTTCGATATATGCTACAATCCTCAGACCATTATTGAGCTGACCGGGAACTATAACATATATTTAAATATTGTAAAGCGATGAGACATATTCACCTTAACTGTCAGGGTCCACTATCACCTGTAAGGAGAAAAAAATGCTTGGAATCGATGATCCGCAAATATGGCTTGCTTATATCCTCTGTTTCTTAAGTGCACTGGGCTGCATGGTCTACGGTGCTCTGAAGTGGAATGAGGGAGAAGAAGAGGAGGTGTGCTGATGGCTGTCAGTACATCAGCCCTCGGCATTGTAGTCCTTATTTACATGATGCTCATTTTCTATCTGGGATGGCTTGGCTACAAGAAAACGCAAATGACAGAAGATTACATGATCGCAGGCAGGAAGATGAATCCCTAT comes from the Methanolobus chelungpuianus genome and includes:
- a CDS encoding symporter small accessory protein → MLGIDDPQIWLAYILCFLSALGCMVYGALKWNEGEEEEVC
- a CDS encoding class I SAM-dependent methyltransferase gives rise to the protein MSFKPIGKVVNFADEETMELLALWRDAVSEIDLDRHLHASSYIFEEYSHYIVVHDPVEMEYPKNRDEWNRRFCRETGVSVVRFIKHDGNRLYCKGLMAMNNAAVYGILPYTDFDHQEATYPKMGMEKLKKAVFAEVMPSVRGKHILDVGCGLGAATMEIAQHNRSSKVLGIDLLEGMIRQCRINAEMYGVENASFEAASVYSLPHENKSFDTVTCFFMLHHLDDIPKALAEIRRVLQEGGKVFAAEPLDHHHGTQREGRDWIQLFENAGFSAVSRNISKAVFIEATAEK
- a CDS encoding sodium:solute symporter family protein, with the protein product MAVSTPILGIAVLIYMMVVIYIGWIGYKQTKSTEDFMLAGRKVNPLVLALSYGAAFISTSAIVGFGGYAGAFGMGVLWLVFMNIFVGIFIAFVVFGARTRRLGVNLKAVTFPELIGRRFQSRFIQGFAGALITIFMPLYAGSVLIGGARFMETALNIDYNSAVLILAVIVAAYVITGGLIAVMYTDALQGALMFVGMAILFFLTYAKLGGVVEAHQALTNMAHMVPENLAAVGHTGWTSMPVFGSPTWWTLVSTIVLGVGIGVLAQPQLAVRFMTVRDTRSLNRAVLSGGPFIFMMAGVAYVVGALSNVYFLETRGMISLEVAGGNIDAIIPAYINSAMPDYFVIFFLLTLLAAAMSTLSSQFHTMGTAIGHDLYREFLMKGKLGHTISITKLGIAVTIVMSVILAYILPFSIIARATAIFFGLCAAAFLPMYTGALFWKRMNKQGAIASLLVGTFTSLFWLTFVHAKEASALGISRALFGVDTILTGTWTVVDPILIATPLAFVTAVVVSLATQPDPQDHVDRCFNSLNKGDLPA
- a CDS encoding symporter small accessory protein → MLGIDDPQIWIAYLLCFLSAIGCMIYGMIHWNDGKENEEAC